A single region of the Corallococcus caeni genome encodes:
- a CDS encoding HNH endonuclease: MRPVERGPWPVDSKGKRRTFSEYTRARGALIACLGEYCSFCESRINANLAVEHMLPKKHHPRLIRDWHNFLLACVNCNSTKGDKKIRLANYYWPDRDNTARAFVHTANGIVTPAPRLGVKERQRAMRTLRLTGLDKIPPNNPKASDRRWLHRREAWARAQEAKADLAACDTPHMRRQVIRQATALGYWSIWMRVFTSDKALRKEFIAAFTGTATACFDANTRPLPRPGGAL, from the coding sequence ATGAGGCCAGTAGAACGCGGCCCTTGGCCGGTAGACAGCAAAGGCAAGCGCCGAACCTTCTCAGAGTACACCAGAGCCCGGGGCGCTCTTATCGCTTGCCTGGGAGAATACTGCTCGTTCTGCGAAAGCAGAATCAACGCAAACCTAGCAGTGGAACACATGCTTCCCAAGAAGCATCACCCCAGACTAATTCGAGATTGGCATAATTTCCTACTCGCCTGCGTAAACTGCAACAGCACAAAGGGCGACAAAAAGATCCGCCTTGCCAATTACTATTGGCCCGACCGCGACAACACAGCCAGAGCCTTTGTCCACACTGCCAATGGCATTGTAACACCAGCACCAAGGCTTGGAGTCAAGGAGCGGCAACGTGCCATGCGAACCTTGCGACTCACGGGCCTAGACAAAATTCCTCCCAATAATCCCAAGGCCAGCGACCGCAGATGGCTCCACCGGCGGGAGGCCTGGGCGAGAGCACAGGAAGCCAAAGCGGATCTCGCAGCTTGCGACACGCCTCACATGAGGCGACAGGTCATCCGGCAGGCAACCGCGCTCGGATACTGGTCCATTTGGATGAGGGTCTTCACCTCCGACAAGGCATTGCGCAAAGAATTCATCGCCGCGTTCACGGGCACCGCCACGGCCTGCTTCGATGCGAACACCCGGCCCCTACCCCGGCCGGGCGGCGCGCTTTAG
- a CDS encoding AAA family ATPase: MKIEHIEVKNFRGFASRTFDFSPSFNVLIGDNGTGKTAILDALAIAAGAIFLGLDGPSPPGIHRDDVRQVMHTRSEVPTLESIYPTEVVCRGTVEGYTCDWARTLEGRHKHTTHGRASEVSQIANFWNDEVRAGKDIVLPLVSYYGTGRLWLQRRARRSVVSDGARVLKPGSRLRGYHGCLDPSSDHKGFVSWFKTMEMIQLQQGQPLGTLSAVKRALRQCMRGWTDVRYDLRLGTLVAQKKGVQLPFEMLSDGARSMLAMVGDIAYRAATLNPHLRDRAPAQTPGIVLIDELDLHLHPRWQREVVDDLRKAFPEMQFVATTHSPFIIQSLRENELINLDDQNREALPSRSIEDITEEVMGVKVPQRSHRHQEMMEAARKYYAALQKAKKTKGPELKRLKEQLDALSAPFSDDVAYHAFLEMQRGKARLPGDDS, translated from the coding sequence ATGAAGATCGAGCACATCGAAGTCAAGAATTTTCGCGGGTTTGCGTCCCGCACCTTCGATTTCTCCCCCTCATTCAATGTCCTGATCGGCGACAACGGGACTGGAAAGACCGCGATACTTGATGCGCTCGCCATCGCGGCTGGGGCTATTTTCCTAGGGCTCGACGGCCCCTCACCGCCTGGCATCCATCGCGATGATGTGCGGCAAGTGATGCATACCCGCAGTGAGGTCCCCACCCTAGAGTCCATCTACCCGACTGAAGTGGTCTGTCGGGGAACAGTAGAGGGATACACCTGCGACTGGGCACGAACCCTAGAGGGCCGTCACAAGCACACCACCCATGGGCGGGCGAGCGAAGTCTCCCAGATCGCGAACTTTTGGAACGACGAAGTTCGCGCAGGAAAGGACATCGTTCTTCCACTTGTCTCTTACTACGGTACTGGGCGCCTTTGGTTGCAACGTCGCGCGCGCCGCTCTGTCGTCTCAGATGGAGCTCGTGTCCTCAAGCCTGGTTCCCGCCTTCGCGGTTATCACGGTTGCCTCGACCCCTCTTCCGACCACAAAGGTTTTGTTTCCTGGTTCAAGACAATGGAGATGATCCAGCTGCAGCAGGGGCAGCCACTTGGAACCCTTAGTGCCGTCAAACGCGCGTTGCGCCAATGCATGCGTGGCTGGACAGATGTTCGCTATGATCTTCGGCTGGGAACTCTGGTCGCCCAGAAAAAGGGCGTGCAACTCCCCTTTGAAATGCTGAGCGATGGCGCCAGGAGCATGCTCGCAATGGTTGGCGACATCGCATACAGAGCCGCAACCCTTAATCCTCACTTAAGAGATCGAGCCCCGGCTCAGACTCCAGGCATCGTCTTGATCGACGAACTGGATCTACATCTTCATCCGCGATGGCAACGAGAAGTGGTCGATGACCTCCGCAAAGCCTTTCCTGAGATGCAATTCGTAGCCACAACTCACTCCCCTTTTATCATCCAGTCATTGCGCGAAAATGAACTCATCAACCTAGACGATCAGAATCGTGAGGCACTGCCTAGCCGAAGCATTGAAGACATCACTGAAGAAGTAATGGGCGTCAAAGTCCCGCAGCGCAGCCATCGACATCAAGAAATGATGGAAGCGGCCCGGAAGTACTACGCAGCACTCCAGAAAGCGAAGAAGACGAAGGGGCCAGAACTCAAGCGACTCAAGGAACAACTAGACGCTCTGTCAGCGCCCTTTAGCGATGACGTTGCTTACCATGCCTTCCTAGAAATGCAGCGAGGGAAGGCTCGTCTGCCTGGTGATGACTCATGA
- the hemL gene encoding glutamate-1-semialdehyde 2,1-aminomutase — MKHAQSQALFARAQARIPGGVNSPVRAFRGVGGDPVFFKEGSGAWLTDVDGNRYVDLVGSWGPLILGHAYPPIVEAILEAARRGTTFGAPVAAEVEFAELLCATVPSVEKVRLVSSGTEATVAAIRVARGFTGRDYILKFEGCFHGAGDPFLVKAGSGVETLGLPDSPGVPSALAALTLTAPFNDLEAVERIFNEKGKDIACAIIEPVVGNMGVLVPRPGFLEGLQALCQKHGVLFVLDEVMTGFRLARGGAQELYGLKPDLTTMAKVVGGGMPLGAYGGRRDIMAKVAPEGPVYQSGTLSGNPVAVAAGMACVKALAAPGTYSRLEHLGLLLEEGFRAEAKAAGVPVTVNRVGSMLTVFFTAEPVFDYASAKKADTAKFGRFFHAMLQEGVYLPPSQFEAAFVSLAIGEPEVAHVLAAARKAFRALGDAR; from the coding sequence ATGAAACACGCTCAAAGCCAGGCCCTCTTCGCCCGTGCGCAGGCGCGCATCCCGGGTGGCGTGAACTCTCCGGTGCGTGCCTTCCGTGGCGTGGGAGGCGACCCCGTCTTCTTCAAGGAGGGCTCCGGCGCGTGGCTCACCGACGTGGACGGCAACCGCTACGTGGACCTGGTGGGCAGCTGGGGCCCGCTCATCCTGGGCCACGCGTACCCGCCCATCGTGGAGGCCATCCTGGAGGCCGCCCGGCGCGGCACCACCTTCGGCGCCCCTGTCGCCGCGGAAGTGGAGTTCGCGGAGCTGCTCTGCGCGACCGTGCCCTCCGTGGAGAAGGTGCGCCTCGTCTCCAGCGGCACGGAGGCCACCGTGGCCGCCATCCGCGTGGCGCGCGGCTTCACCGGGCGCGACTACATCCTCAAGTTCGAGGGCTGCTTCCACGGCGCGGGCGACCCGTTCCTCGTGAAGGCGGGCAGCGGCGTGGAGACGCTGGGCCTGCCGGACTCTCCGGGCGTGCCGTCCGCGCTGGCGGCGCTCACGCTCACCGCGCCCTTCAACGACCTGGAGGCCGTGGAGCGCATCTTCAACGAGAAGGGCAAGGACATCGCCTGCGCCATCATCGAGCCCGTGGTGGGCAACATGGGCGTGCTGGTGCCGCGCCCCGGCTTCCTCGAAGGGCTGCAGGCGCTCTGCCAGAAGCACGGCGTGCTCTTCGTGCTGGATGAGGTGATGACGGGCTTCCGGCTCGCGCGGGGTGGAGCGCAGGAGCTGTACGGGCTCAAGCCGGACCTCACCACGATGGCGAAGGTGGTGGGCGGCGGCATGCCGCTGGGCGCGTACGGCGGCCGGCGCGACATCATGGCCAAGGTGGCGCCGGAGGGCCCCGTGTACCAGTCCGGCACGCTGTCCGGGAACCCGGTGGCGGTGGCGGCGGGCATGGCGTGCGTGAAGGCGCTGGCGGCTCCGGGGACGTACTCGCGGCTGGAGCACCTGGGCCTGCTGCTGGAGGAGGGCTTCCGCGCGGAGGCGAAGGCGGCGGGCGTGCCGGTGACGGTGAACCGCGTGGGCAGCATGCTCACCGTGTTCTTCACGGCGGAGCCGGTGTTCGACTACGCGTCCGCGAAGAAGGCGGACACGGCGAAGTTCGGGCGCTTCTTCCACGCGATGCTGCAAGAAGGGGTGTACCTGCCGCCCAGCCAGTTCGAGGCGGCGTTCGTGTCGCTGGCCATCGGCGAGCCGGAGGTGGCGCACGTGCTCGCCGCGGCCCGCAAGGCGTTCCGCGCGCTTGGCGACGCCCGTTGA
- a CDS encoding protein kinase domain-containing protein, which translates to MATPVEPEALTGPVRFGPYTLVRRIGAGGMGEVFLAREEGVRRAVVVKKVLPGLVDSRQFVGRFRDEARVVVRLAHPNIARVYAMGEVDGQLYLAMEYVLGKTLSRLAYRLRQRQRMMPLGPLLQMGIRLCEGLAYAHDATDEEGHPLHLVHRDLSPANVCVSYAGEVKIIDFGAAQSTLKEQQTAPRVVIGNLTYMAPEQARKRTVDRRADLYAVGVVLWELFSWKPLSQRGDPLERWRRAAYPQWEPAARHRPDLPRAVDAFLARALASEPNDRFPTATAMAEALGALKEKLAPNVTDQDLVRLMSAAFPREKVIEQQVLDDLLREQPERASTRQEFPSVLAPPGSQDAAEALRAQEDIATEALDAAKLRQEEFSSVGEATEALDAAKVEQALRAAAAQRPWVEPGDASGLPRKAPPVRLHNQEVTKDAWVPGIGAAEPTAPGHPPQAPETGMGGEVATTSGQAPQSAWTPGPGGEDVTAYGAEPASGTARAHWTPGPGEDEPTPPEPPAQMDSPAGPGSEDTTDPGEGTREVVDSLPGRQAPAEQPSRPDWNPGPDAEDSATHLRASHREGPPPAPEDSPMQNRPSRPGWTPGAGSEDSTTNERPSRKSGTGLPATGNTGWTPGSGEDDATEGAGPSPLAARPATDDADDESTDVARPGAPKASPAPRAPAAPPSRPQTSVGAAPQARPQTSVGAAPQSRPPEAFPDATRPMSQEELPVPWKPQGAGEATEALEAAKIFGALSQTTGNMPAYLDEKATPYVPPKEAPRRQAPVVDERPHETRPMQVRTKTRETLVGYDMDISAALKAAELKRREAELAEQKRKKKQPPAKSTGGSPLAGLWPIPPQYRFWAMLLVVALACGLGFGVMWLFLNADGGA; encoded by the coding sequence TTGGCGACGCCCGTTGAACCGGAGGCCCTGACCGGGCCCGTGCGCTTCGGTCCCTACACCCTCGTGCGCCGCATTGGCGCCGGGGGGATGGGGGAGGTCTTCCTCGCGCGCGAGGAGGGCGTGCGGCGCGCGGTCGTCGTGAAGAAGGTGCTGCCGGGGCTGGTGGACAGCCGGCAGTTCGTGGGGCGCTTCCGCGACGAGGCCCGCGTGGTGGTGCGGCTGGCGCACCCGAACATCGCGCGCGTGTACGCGATGGGCGAGGTGGACGGGCAGCTGTACCTCGCCATGGAGTACGTGCTGGGCAAGACGCTCAGCCGGCTTGCGTACCGCCTCAGGCAACGTCAGCGGATGATGCCCCTGGGGCCGCTGCTCCAGATGGGCATCCGGCTGTGCGAGGGGCTGGCGTACGCGCACGACGCGACGGACGAGGAGGGGCACCCGCTGCACCTGGTGCACCGCGACCTGTCCCCCGCGAACGTGTGCGTGAGCTACGCGGGCGAGGTGAAGATCATCGACTTCGGCGCGGCGCAGTCCACGCTGAAGGAGCAGCAGACGGCGCCGCGCGTGGTGATTGGCAACCTCACGTACATGGCGCCGGAGCAGGCCCGCAAGCGCACGGTGGACCGCAGGGCGGACCTGTACGCGGTGGGCGTGGTGCTGTGGGAGTTGTTCTCCTGGAAGCCGCTGTCGCAGCGGGGGGACCCACTGGAGCGCTGGCGGCGCGCGGCCTATCCGCAGTGGGAGCCGGCGGCGCGCCACCGGCCGGACCTGCCGCGCGCGGTGGATGCGTTTCTCGCTCGGGCGCTCGCGTCCGAGCCGAACGACCGCTTCCCCACGGCGACGGCCATGGCGGAGGCGCTGGGCGCGCTGAAGGAGAAGCTGGCGCCCAACGTGACGGATCAGGACCTGGTGCGGCTGATGTCGGCGGCCTTCCCGCGCGAGAAGGTCATCGAGCAGCAGGTGCTGGACGACCTGCTGCGCGAGCAGCCCGAGCGCGCGAGCACGCGGCAGGAGTTCCCGTCGGTGCTCGCGCCGCCTGGGTCGCAAGACGCGGCGGAGGCGCTCCGCGCGCAGGAGGACATCGCGACGGAGGCGCTGGACGCGGCGAAGCTGCGGCAGGAGGAGTTCTCCAGCGTGGGCGAGGCGACCGAGGCGCTGGACGCGGCGAAGGTAGAGCAGGCGCTGCGCGCGGCGGCGGCGCAAAGGCCCTGGGTGGAGCCCGGCGACGCGTCCGGTCTGCCGCGCAAGGCGCCCCCGGTGCGGCTGCACAACCAGGAGGTCACCAAGGACGCCTGGGTGCCGGGCATCGGCGCCGCGGAGCCCACCGCGCCGGGGCATCCTCCCCAGGCTCCGGAGACGGGCATGGGCGGTGAAGTGGCCACCACGTCCGGACAAGCCCCCCAGTCCGCGTGGACTCCGGGCCCGGGCGGAGAGGACGTCACCGCCTACGGTGCCGAGCCCGCGTCCGGAACCGCTCGCGCGCACTGGACGCCCGGTCCTGGCGAGGACGAGCCCACCCCTCCAGAGCCTCCCGCCCAGATGGACTCCCCGGCCGGTCCGGGCTCCGAGGACACCACCGACCCGGGGGAGGGGACCCGCGAGGTCGTGGATTCCCTCCCGGGCAGGCAGGCTCCGGCCGAACAACCGTCCCGGCCGGATTGGAATCCGGGCCCGGACGCGGAAGACTCCGCTACACATCTTCGAGCGTCTCATCGTGAGGGGCCCCCCCCGGCCCCGGAGGACTCCCCCATGCAGAACCGCCCCTCGCGCCCGGGCTGGACTCCCGGCGCAGGCAGTGAGGACTCCACGACCAACGAGCGGCCCTCACGCAAGAGCGGAACGGGCCTGCCCGCCACCGGCAACACCGGCTGGACCCCGGGCTCCGGAGAGGACGACGCCACCGAGGGCGCCGGCCCCTCGCCCCTGGCCGCGCGCCCCGCCACCGACGACGCGGACGACGAGAGCACCGACGTCGCCAGGCCCGGCGCCCCCAAGGCGAGCCCCGCACCGCGCGCCCCCGCCGCCCCCCCGTCGCGTCCCCAGACCTCCGTGGGCGCCGCCCCCCAGGCGCGCCCCCAGACCTCCGTGGGCGCCGCCCCGCAGTCGCGTCCCCCCGAGGCCTTCCCGGACGCCACCCGCCCCATGTCCCAGGAGGAGCTGCCCGTTCCCTGGAAGCCCCAGGGCGCGGGCGAGGCCACCGAGGCCCTGGAGGCCGCGAAGATCTTCGGCGCCCTGTCCCAGACCACCGGCAACATGCCGGCCTACCTGGACGAGAAGGCCACCCCCTACGTCCCGCCCAAGGAGGCCCCGCGCCGCCAGGCCCCCGTCGTCGACGAGCGTCCCCACGAGACCCGCCCCATGCAGGTGCGGACCAAGACGCGCGAAACGCTCGTGGGCTACGACATGGACATCTCCGCGGCCCTCAAGGCAGCGGAGCTGAAGCGCCGCGAGGCCGAGCTCGCCGAGCAGAAGCGCAAGAAGAAGCAGCCGCCCGCGAAGTCCACGGGCGGCAGCCCGCTCGCGGGCCTGTGGCCCATCCCGCCCCAGTACCGCTTCTGGGCCATGCTCCTGGTGGTCGCCCTGGCGTGCGGCCTGGGCTTCGGCGTGATGTGGCTGTTCCTCAACGCCGACGGCGGCGCCTGA
- a CDS encoding outer membrane protein, whose product MAGLLGMAGAARAEAPRVELRAVAELGFLDVLAHSLREGSDGTIFRFPEDGGQDNLYTFVRLSAELSLRGRHTVVFLVQPLDIQTQGVLRRDVTIDGLTFPENTPLDVRYAFPFYRASYLYDLLGDPERELSVGASLQLRNATFVFTSADGTLRRANRDVGPVPLLKVRVRWPLSRNWWVGLEADGSYAPTAIINGDDDSATEGALLDASLRGGVRITDTVEAFLNLRYLGGGARGTSDDNGEEFGDGFTSNWLSTATVSLGIQYRLPALD is encoded by the coding sequence GTGGCGGGGCTGCTCGGGATGGCGGGCGCCGCGCGCGCGGAGGCGCCGCGCGTGGAGCTGCGCGCGGTGGCGGAGCTGGGCTTCCTGGACGTCCTCGCGCACAGCCTGCGGGAGGGCAGCGACGGGACCATCTTCCGCTTCCCGGAAGACGGCGGGCAGGACAACCTCTACACGTTCGTGCGCCTGAGCGCGGAGCTGTCGCTGCGCGGGCGGCACACGGTGGTGTTCCTGGTGCAGCCGTTGGACATCCAGACGCAGGGGGTGCTGCGGCGGGACGTCACGATTGACGGGCTCACGTTCCCAGAGAACACGCCGCTGGACGTGCGCTACGCGTTCCCGTTCTACCGGGCCAGCTACCTCTACGACCTGCTGGGCGACCCCGAGCGGGAGCTGTCCGTGGGCGCGTCCCTCCAGCTGCGCAACGCCACGTTCGTCTTCACGTCCGCGGACGGGACCCTGCGGCGGGCCAACCGGGACGTGGGGCCGGTGCCGCTGCTCAAGGTGCGCGTGCGGTGGCCCTTGAGCCGGAACTGGTGGGTGGGGCTGGAGGCGGATGGCAGCTACGCGCCCACGGCCATCATCAACGGCGATGACGACTCGGCCACGGAAGGGGCGCTGCTGGACGCGAGCCTGCGCGGCGGCGTGCGCATCACGGACACCGTGGAGGCGTTCCTCAACCTGCGCTACCTGGGCGGCGGCGCGCGCGGCACGTCGGACGACAACGGCGAGGAGTTCGGCGACGGCTTCACGAGCAACTGGCTGAGCACCGCCACGGTGTCGCTGGGCATCCAGTACCGGCTGCCGGCGCTGGACTGA
- a CDS encoding ATP-binding protein has protein sequence MNRRVGTVSEEPGAVYRLFDDMPLGVFVLRDGLLVHANAAMSRLTGVAREQLVGQPVTALLWEPGPLEDPADRLARRLGTAPVAGTYEAWLHVGDGGVRVELTVHPHARDWVVQVRDVTCRVRRRMVLRRLAELGGAVRSLHSEDAVREEVFRGLEALELGFAWLTPRGVGVELSVAGLAPRLVPHAPALGGRVRAEAPGGWAPALVRTWRDGDAWVEDLGVEASRFVSEARMDAVLAVFRRAQTHRAVGVRIDVENAPMAMLVLASEWLSEEDVSAVRLFGQQVSAALDAARTIQRLSVRATALTALGRLAAQAASAPHPRAFFGSGTEEISGLLGCDAVCLLLPADTRHEPGEPLELVYSRGLSEDAVARVRRARLGSLPRPGGMPDAVQVLEAEACPAPTRDALRALAFQTLVSVPLRVRSRGVGTLSVLFHARRRLTALEVETLQAMGTHFAAAIESHRLLDEVRGRAEDLALMHEVGKALAATLELDRLLATGVTSLARIVDVPDAYVLLPDAEGQRLAIRAATGGHPELLGREVPLDLSSNSLASQVFRTRQPLRVEDADTEVRVHDELRQAAEGLAYMVLPLAVHDQMVGVAVMVETRRPRRFTPAELERADAIANQLSLALEGARLVEDLKQSYAKLARTQEQLVNRERLAALGELSAVVAHEVRNPLGAIFNSVATIRRIVGPESAATPLLDIVGEEADRLDRMVADLLTFARPPSPHPYPVSVAQLLEEAVGSALSDVGATSPHPVRVEWVMEEGVPPVTVDERLIRQCFLNVALNAVQAMPQGGTLRVVARRAWVDRAGVQVEFFDTGPGIPPELRTRVFEPFFTTKAQGTGLGLALVKRIMDTHLGQVSLDTPETGKGTIFRLFLPLEPPVAPPLPLTGA, from the coding sequence ATGAACCGTCGGGTGGGGACGGTTTCCGAGGAGCCAGGGGCGGTGTACCGCCTCTTCGACGACATGCCCCTGGGCGTGTTCGTGCTTCGGGACGGCCTGCTCGTGCACGCGAACGCCGCCATGTCTCGCCTGACGGGCGTCGCGCGCGAGCAGCTGGTGGGACAGCCGGTGACGGCGCTGCTGTGGGAGCCGGGGCCGCTGGAGGACCCGGCGGACCGGCTGGCGCGGCGGCTGGGCACGGCGCCGGTGGCGGGCACCTACGAGGCGTGGCTGCACGTCGGTGACGGCGGGGTGCGCGTGGAGTTGACGGTGCATCCGCACGCCCGGGATTGGGTGGTGCAGGTGCGCGACGTGACCTGCCGCGTGCGCCGCCGCATGGTGCTGCGGCGGCTGGCGGAGCTGGGGGGCGCGGTGCGCTCGCTGCACTCCGAGGACGCGGTGCGCGAGGAGGTGTTCCGGGGGCTGGAGGCGCTGGAGCTGGGCTTCGCGTGGCTGACGCCCCGGGGCGTGGGCGTGGAGCTGTCCGTGGCGGGGCTGGCCCCCCGGCTGGTGCCGCACGCGCCGGCGCTGGGTGGCCGCGTGCGGGCGGAGGCCCCCGGCGGCTGGGCGCCCGCGCTGGTGCGCACCTGGCGCGACGGCGACGCGTGGGTGGAGGACCTGGGCGTGGAGGCGTCCCGCTTCGTGTCCGAGGCGCGCATGGACGCGGTGCTGGCAGTGTTCCGCCGCGCGCAGACGCACCGGGCGGTGGGGGTGCGCATCGACGTGGAGAACGCCCCCATGGCCATGCTGGTGCTGGCCTCCGAGTGGCTGAGCGAGGAGGACGTGTCCGCGGTGCGGCTGTTCGGCCAGCAGGTGTCCGCCGCGCTGGACGCGGCGCGCACCATCCAGCGGCTGAGCGTGCGCGCCACGGCGCTCACCGCGCTGGGACGGCTGGCGGCGCAGGCCGCGTCCGCGCCGCACCCGCGCGCCTTCTTCGGCTCAGGCACGGAGGAGATCTCCGGCCTGCTGGGCTGCGACGCGGTGTGCCTGCTGCTGCCCGCGGACACGCGGCACGAACCGGGCGAGCCCCTGGAGCTGGTCTACTCCCGCGGCCTGTCCGAGGACGCGGTGGCGCGCGTGCGCCGGGCGCGGCTGGGTTCACTTCCCCGTCCGGGCGGGATGCCGGACGCGGTGCAGGTGCTGGAAGCGGAGGCGTGTCCCGCGCCCACGCGCGACGCGCTCCGGGCGCTGGCGTTCCAGACGCTGGTGTCGGTGCCGCTGCGGGTGCGCTCGCGGGGCGTGGGCACGCTGAGCGTGCTGTTCCACGCGCGCCGGCGGCTCACCGCGCTGGAGGTGGAGACACTCCAGGCCATGGGCACGCACTTCGCGGCGGCCATCGAATCCCACCGGCTGCTGGACGAGGTGCGCGGCCGCGCGGAGGACCTGGCGCTGATGCACGAGGTGGGCAAGGCGCTGGCGGCCACGTTGGAGCTGGACCGGCTGCTGGCCACGGGCGTCACCAGCCTGGCGCGCATCGTGGACGTGCCGGACGCGTACGTGCTCCTGCCGGACGCGGAGGGCCAGCGGCTGGCCATCCGCGCGGCGACGGGCGGCCACCCGGAGCTGCTGGGGCGCGAGGTGCCGCTGGACCTGTCGTCGAACTCGCTCGCGAGCCAGGTGTTCCGCACGCGCCAGCCGCTCCGGGTGGAGGACGCGGACACGGAGGTGCGGGTGCACGACGAGCTTCGCCAGGCCGCGGAGGGCCTGGCGTACATGGTGCTGCCGCTCGCCGTGCACGACCAGATGGTGGGCGTGGCGGTGATGGTGGAGACGCGCCGGCCGCGCCGCTTCACGCCCGCGGAGCTGGAGCGGGCGGACGCCATCGCCAACCAGCTGTCGCTGGCGCTGGAGGGCGCGCGGCTGGTGGAGGACCTGAAGCAGAGCTACGCGAAGCTGGCGCGCACGCAGGAGCAGCTGGTGAACCGCGAGCGGCTGGCCGCGCTGGGGGAGCTGTCCGCGGTGGTGGCCCACGAGGTGCGCAACCCCCTGGGCGCCATCTTCAACTCCGTGGCCACCATCCGCCGCATCGTCGGCCCGGAGAGCGCGGCGACGCCGCTGCTGGACATCGTGGGGGAGGAGGCGGACCGGCTTGACCGCATGGTGGCGGACCTGCTCACCTTCGCGCGGCCTCCGTCGCCGCACCCGTACCCGGTCTCCGTGGCGCAGCTGCTGGAGGAGGCGGTGGGCAGCGCGCTCTCCGACGTGGGCGCCACCTCGCCGCACCCGGTGCGGGTGGAGTGGGTGATGGAGGAGGGCGTGCCGCCGGTGACGGTGGACGAGCGGCTCATCCGTCAGTGCTTCCTCAACGTGGCGCTCAACGCCGTGCAGGCCATGCCCCAGGGCGGCACGCTGCGCGTGGTGGCGCGCAGGGCGTGGGTGGACCGGGCCGGCGTCCAGGTGGAGTTCTTCGACACGGGACCGGGCATCCCGCCGGAGCTGCGCACGCGCGTCTTCGAACCCTTCTTCACCACCAAGGCGCAGGGCACCGGGCTGGGGCTCGCCCTGGTGAAGCGCATCATGGATACGCACCTGGGCCAGGTGTCGCTGGACACGCCGGAGACGGGCAAGGGCACCATCTTCCGGCTCTTCCTGCCGCTGGAGCCGCCCGTGGCGCCGCCCCTGCCCCTGACGGGCGCCTGA
- a CDS encoding PqqD family protein, with the protein MNLPHATSGVIVQQQDGAFFLLDTEGGEVFRVNETAARIFELCQGGTSLDGAVASLALRLGAAGQEEAIRADVQRTVTQFQELGLCEPTRSV; encoded by the coding sequence TTGAACCTGCCCCACGCGACTTCCGGCGTCATCGTCCAGCAGCAGGACGGAGCCTTCTTCCTCCTGGACACCGAGGGGGGAGAGGTCTTCCGGGTCAACGAGACCGCCGCGCGCATCTTCGAGCTGTGCCAGGGCGGCACGTCCCTGGACGGGGCGGTGGCGTCGCTGGCGCTCCGGCTGGGCGCCGCGGGCCAGGAGGAGGCCATCCGCGCGGACGTCCAGCGCACCGTGACGCAGTTCCAGGAACTGGGGCTCTGCGAGCCCACGCGTTCCGTCTGA